One window of the Chanodichthys erythropterus isolate Z2021 chromosome 2, ASM2448905v1, whole genome shotgun sequence genome contains the following:
- the phf1 gene encoding PHD finger protein 1 isoform X3, with protein sequence MMGGVSEGEDVLARWSDGLLYLGNVKRVDSVKQCCLVRFEDNSEFWVLRKDIHSFSSGGEEVCCICDAPPLKEPLINCLKCRHGYHPECHTPPIEPEVDPNSWICRQCVFAVATKRGGALKRGRFARLMQIMKVRLPYQLSSLDWDPQHLTNQQQCYCYCAGPGEWNLKMLQCGSCGQWFHEACTQCLTKPLLYGDRFYQFQCSACTNGPETIQRLPMTWVDLAHLVLYHLSLCCKRKYFDFDHEIMSFANENWESLLLGTLSDTPRQDRCQNLLNALNSHKDRFVSGKEIKKKKCLFGLQVRAPPPLLSDQSPFIAEQPINITHRRSPTSLPCQRRAVGPEARKSKRRVTETQTCPPGVATNAIDLVPCCHGYVDGTSLYNPRKPEEEMSLGSPPKRMFALYHPSYNGSQDLSRTLHHYRGPLSTSSPLPSIFSVLGSPTRTAV encoded by the exons AT GATGGGGGGAGTCAGTGAAGGAGAGGATGTTTTAGCCAGGTGGAGCGATGGACTTTTGTACCTTGGCAATGTCAAACGA GTGGACAGTGTCAAGCAGTGCTGTTTGGTCAGATTTGAGGATAACTCTGAATTCTGGGTCCTCAGGAAAGACATCCACTCAT TCTCTTCAGGAGGAGAGGAGGTGTGCTGTATCTGTGATGCTCCGCCTCTTAAAGAACCTCTCATAAACTGCCTCAAATGTCGCCACG GTTATCATCCAGAGTGCCATACCCCGCCCATTGAACCTGAAGTTGACCCCAACAGCTGGATATGTCGCCAATGTGTCTTTGCAGTCGCAACAAAG AGAGGGGGAGCGTTAAAAAGAGGACGCTTCGCACGGCTCATGCAGATCATGAAAGTCCGGCTGCCCTATCAGCTGTCATCTCTAGACTGGGACCCGCAGCACTTGACCAACCAGCAGCAGTGTTACTGCTATTGTGCTGGACCAGGAGA GTGGAATCTGAAGATGTTGCAGTGTGGGAGTTGTGGGCAGTGGTTTCATGAAGCTTGCACTCAGTGCCTGACCAAACCTCTTCTCTATGGAGACCG CTTTTATCAGTTCCAGTGCTCAGCGTGCACAAATGGTCCAGAGACCATCCAGAGGCTTCCGATGACCTG GGTAGATTTGGCCCATTTGGTGTTGTATCACCTCTCTCTGTGCTGCAAGAGGAAGTATTTTGATTTCGATCATGAAATCATGTCTTTTGCAAATGAAAACTGGGAATCTTTGCTTCTTGGCACG CTGTCAGACACACCGAGGCAAGACCGTTGCCAAAACCTGCTCAATGCTTTAAATTCCCACAAAGACAG GTTTGTCTCGGGGAAGgaaataaagaagaagaagtgtCTCTTCGGTCTCCAAGTTCGGGCTCCTCCCCCTCTGTTATCGGACCAATCTCCTTTCAtcgctgaacagccaatcaacATCACCCACAGGAGAAG CCCCACGTCACTGCCCTGCCAGCGGAGAGCGGTGGGTCCGGAGGCCCGTAAATCAAAGCGTCGGGTCACTGAGACACAG ACTTGTCCACCAGGAGTTGCGACCAACGCTATTGACCTAGTGCCATGTTGCCACGGTTATGTTGATGGAACAAGCCTGTACAACCCCAGAAAACCAGAGGAAGAGATGAGTTTGGG TTCACCTCCCAAGAGAATGTTTGCCCTCTATCACCCTTCATACAATGGATCTCAGGACCTGTCTAGAACTCTGCATCATTACAG